Within Actinoplanes sp. L3-i22, the genomic segment ACCATCGACGACGTCGGCCTGCCGGCCGGCGGTGCGACCCGCCGGGTGACCGGCCTGCGCCGCTCCGAGGTGGCCCAGCTGGCCGGCGTCAGCGTGGAGTACTACACCCGCCTGGAGCAGGGGCGCGCCGTGCACCCCTCGGACCAGGTGCTGCACGCGCTGGCCGACGGGCTGCGGCTCGACGACCTGGAGCGGCGGCACCTGATCGACCTGGCCCGGCCGGCTCCCACCGCCACCGGCCCGGCGCCGGCCGCGCGGGTCCGCCCCGCGCTGCGGCAGATGATCGAGGCGATGGAGCTGTCCCCGGCCTACGTCCGCGACGCCGGCCTGGACATCGTCGACGGCAACGCCCTCTGGAAGCTGGTCTTCCCGCAGGTTGCCGCGTTGCCCCGGCGGGAGCGGAACATGGCCCGCTGGACGCTGCTGGATCCGGCCGCGCGCGACGTCTGGGTGGACTGGGAGCAGGTCGCCCGGGAGCACGCGCGGGTGCTGCGGGTCACCGCCGGCGCCGAGCCGCACAACCGGCGGGTAGCCGCACTGGTCGCCGAGCTGACCGCCGCCAGCCCGGACTTCGCCCGCTGGTGGGGCGAGAACCGGGTGCACGAGCGGACCACCGGGATCAAACGGATCCGGCACCCGGTGGTCGGCGACCTCGAGCTCGGCTACGAGGTGCTGCGGCCGCTCGCCGATCCGGGACACACCCTGCTCGTCTACACGGCGCCGCGCGGCTCGGTCAGCTCCGAGCGCCTGCGCCTGCTCGCCAGCTGGGGCGCGACCGCGCCCCTCTCCGTGGAAGGAACACCATCACCATGAGCAAGACGTTTCTCGTCACCGGTGTCAGCTCCGGCCTCGGCGCCGCGATCGCCCGGCGGGCGCTGGCGGCCGGGCACCGGGTCGCCGGGACCGTGCGGACCGAGGCCGACCGGGTGGCCTTCGAGACCGGGGGCGCCCGCGGCTACCTGCTCGACGTGACCGAGGAGGACCGGATCGGGCCGGTCGTCGCGCGGGTCGAGGCCGACCTGGGGCCGATCGACGTGCTGGTGGTCAACGCCGGGTACGGCCACGAGGGCACCTTCGAGGAGTCCTCGATGGCCGACCTGCGCCGGCAGTTCGAGGTGAACGTGTTCGGCGCGGTGGCCACCATGAAGGCGGTGCTGCCCGGCATGCGGGAGCGGCGGAGCGGAAGCATCCTGGTGATCACGTCGATGGGCGGGATGACCACGTTCCCCGGCGTCTCCTTCTACCACGGCAGCAAGTACGCCCTGGAGGGCATCGTCGACTCGCTGGCGCAGGAGGTGGCCGGGTTCGGCGTGCACGTGACCGCGGTGGCGCCGGGCGGGTTCCGCACCGAGTGGGCCGGCCGCTCGATGGTCCGGGCCGGCCGCAGCGTCCCCGACTACGACGAGGTGTTCGAGCCGGTCCGGGCCCGGCGGGCGGCCAACAGCGGGCACCAGGTCGGCGACCCGGACAAGGCCGGTGACGCGATTCTCGCCCTGGTCGCGGCGGCGAAGCCGCCGGTGCACGTGCTGCTCGGCTCGGACGCGCTGCGGCTGGTCGCGGCCGGCCGGCAGCGGGTGCGGGACGACCTGGACGCGTGGAGCGAGCTCAGCCGGTCGACCGACCACGCGGACGGCGGCCGGACGATCGGCTGAGCTGGGGGTCAGGCGGCCGGGACCTTGATGATCAGCGCGTCGCCCTGACCACCGCCGCCGCAGAGCGAGGCCGCCCCGGTGCCGCCGCCACGGCGCTTGAGCTCCAGCGCCAGGGTGAGCACCAGCCGGGCGCCGGACATGCCGATCGGGTGCCCGAGGGCGATCGCCCCGCCGTTCACGTTGACCTTGCTCTCGTCGACCTTCAACTCACGCATCGACTGGATCGCCACCTGCGCGAACGCCTCGTTGATCTCGATCAGGTCGAGGTCCTCGACGGTCAGCCGGGCCTTGTCCAGCGCGTGCCGGATGGCGTTGGCCGGCTGGGACTGCAGCGAGCTGTCCGGCCCGGCCACGTTGCCGTGGGCGGTGATCTCGGCGAGCCAGGTGAGCCCGAGCTCCTCGGCCTTGGCCCGGCTCATCACCACGACGGCGGCGGCGCCGTCGGAGATCGGCGAGGCGGTGGCCGCGGTGATGGTGCCCTCCGGACTGAACGCCGGGCGCAGCTTGGCCAGCGACTCGGCGGTGGTGTCCGGCCGGACGCCCTCGTCGGTGTCGATCGGGCCGGGCGCCTTCCGGTCACCGGACGGCAGCGGCGCGATCTCCTCGGCGAACCGGCCCTCGCGCTGCGCGGCGGCGGCCCGCTGGTGGCTGAGCGCGGCGAACGCGTCCTGCTCGGCGCGGCTGATGTTCAGCCGGACGCCGGACTCCTCGGTGGTCGCGCCCATCGAGACGCCGGCCCACGGGTCGGTCAGCCCGTCCAGCGCCATGTGGTCCTTGACCACGGTGTCGCCGAACTTGGTGCCACGGCGCTGGTCCATCAGCAGGTGCGGGGCGTTGGTCATCGACTCCATGCCGCCGGCCACCACGATGTCGAACTCGCCGGCCCGGATCAGCTGGTCGGCCAGGGCGATCGCGTCCAGGCCGGAGAGGCACACCTTGTTGACGGTGACCGCCGGGACGCTCATCGGGATGCCGGCCCCGACCGCCGCCTGACGGGCGGTGATCTGACCGGCGCCGGCCTGCAGGACCTGGCCCATGATCACGTACTGCACCTGGTCGGGGGCGACGCCGGCACGCTCCAGGGCGGCGGCGATGGCGTGCGCGCCGAGGGCCGTACCGCTCAGGTGCTTGAGGTTCCCGAGCAGCCGGCCCATCGGGGTCCGGGCGCCACTGATGATCACGGAGCTGGTCATGGGTCACGTCCGATCTGCGTCGGCGGGGTGTGGTGGGTCACCCGGGCCGGGCTTAACGATGAGTCAGGTCGAGACTAGTGGCATGACAGAGGACACATCGAGTACCGGCCATTTCGAGAATGTCACACTCGCCGGCGTCGAATTGCTCCGGATCGACCATGTCGGCATAGCTGTTCCCGACTTGGACGAGGCGATCCGGTTTTACGAGGAAAACTTCGGTTTGCGGTGTGTGCACCAAGAGGCCAATGACGAACAGGGTGTCCGGGAGGC encodes:
- a CDS encoding acetyl-CoA C-acetyltransferase — translated: MTSSVIISGARTPMGRLLGNLKHLSGTALGAHAIAAALERAGVAPDQVQYVIMGQVLQAGAGQITARQAAVGAGIPMSVPAVTVNKVCLSGLDAIALADQLIRAGEFDIVVAGGMESMTNAPHLLMDQRRGTKFGDTVVKDHMALDGLTDPWAGVSMGATTEESGVRLNISRAEQDAFAALSHQRAAAAQREGRFAEEIAPLPSGDRKAPGPIDTDEGVRPDTTAESLAKLRPAFSPEGTITAATASPISDGAAAVVVMSRAKAEELGLTWLAEITAHGNVAGPDSSLQSQPANAIRHALDKARLTVEDLDLIEINEAFAQVAIQSMRELKVDESKVNVNGGAIALGHPIGMSGARLVLTLALELKRRGGGTGAASLCGGGGQGDALIIKVPAA
- a CDS encoding oxidoreductase → MSKTFLVTGVSSGLGAAIARRALAAGHRVAGTVRTEADRVAFETGGARGYLLDVTEEDRIGPVVARVEADLGPIDVLVVNAGYGHEGTFEESSMADLRRQFEVNVFGAVATMKAVLPGMRERRSGSILVITSMGGMTTFPGVSFYHGSKYALEGIVDSLAQEVAGFGVHVTAVAPGGFRTEWAGRSMVRAGRSVPDYDEVFEPVRARRAANSGHQVGDPDKAGDAILALVAAAKPPVHVLLGSDALRLVAAGRQRVRDDLDAWSELSRSTDHADGGRTIG
- a CDS encoding helix-turn-helix transcriptional regulator is translated as MALNRQLGDFLRSRRAALTIDDVGLPAGGATRRVTGLRRSEVAQLAGVSVEYYTRLEQGRAVHPSDQVLHALADGLRLDDLERRHLIDLARPAPTATGPAPAARVRPALRQMIEAMELSPAYVRDAGLDIVDGNALWKLVFPQVAALPRRERNMARWTLLDPAARDVWVDWEQVAREHARVLRVTAGAEPHNRRVAALVAELTAASPDFARWWGENRVHERTTGIKRIRHPVVGDLELGYEVLRPLADPGHTLLVYTAPRGSVSSERLRLLASWGATAPLSVEGTPSP